The following proteins are co-located in the Betta splendens chromosome 9, fBetSpl5.4, whole genome shotgun sequence genome:
- the LOC129604625 gene encoding uncharacterized protein LOC129604625 produces MANGTQKPPLLEGGSKGVRHDGWRGPGGRSRVQPPPDGDAPGIPGLRRTTTAETLPSAWQEAAYPRRADVTTAESRRTAPKEAAPPKRQEVPRARPLVRRTRREPTWNSVEDRCGARAGTRDEDRRGDVAGTRDEAGTRDEAGTRDKAGTRDEDIRGHVTGTRDEAGTRDEDRRGDVAGTRDEAGTRDEDRHGDMDRTREEAGTRDEDRRGGVAGAEPPGTDAGVARARPPGTDAGVARARPPGTDADAAGAGPPGTDADAAGA; encoded by the coding sequence ATGGCCAATGGGACCCAGAAACCCCCTCTTCTGGAGGGTGGTAGCAAGGGAGTCCGCCACGACGGCTGGCGGGGTCCGGGAGGGCGGAGCCGAGTCCAGCCTCctcccgacggagatgctccggggatcccaggGTTGCGGCGAACGACAACGGCAGAGACCCTGCCATCGGCGTGGCAGGAGGCTGCGTACCCCAGGCGAGCGGACGTGACGacggcggagtcgaggcggacggcgccgaaggaggcagcacCACCCAAACGGCAGGAGGTACCAAGGGCGAGGCCACTAGTCCGGCGGACGAGGCGAGAACCGACGTGGAACAGCGTCGAAGACAGATGTGGAGccagagccgggaccagagacgaagacagacgtggagacgtggccggaaccagagacgaagccggaaccagagacgaagccggaaccagagacaaagccggaaccagagacgaggacataCGTGGACACGTgaccggaaccagagacgaagccgggaccagagacgaggacagacgtggagacgtggccggaaccagagacgaagctgggaccagagacgaggacagacatggagacatggacagaaccagagaagaagccgggaccagagacgaggacagacgtggaggcgtggccggagccgagccaccaggaaccgatgcaggcgtggccagagctagaccaccaggaaccgatgcaggcgtggccagagccagaccaccaggaaccgatgcagatgcggcaggcgccggaccaccaggaaccgatgcagatgcggcaggcgcctga